TCGCCGTTCATCGTCACGATGCGTGCGTTTGTCAAAGCGACGGTGCCTTCTGGCACGTCCGTCTCTAGTTCCAGGCCAATGTCCGTCCCCGTCGTGTCGATCGCGGGAAGTTCCTCCGGTGCGCCATCGATGAACGCGAACGTGTTCTCCAGCGACCGAGAGAAGTACTCGGGCCCGGTCATCCAGTGGACGGATTCACTATCGGCCGACCAGTGCAGATCGATTCCGACATCGCGCGAAATCTGCTTGACGGGAATCGACGTCACGTCTTTGCTCAGTTCGATCGCCTGGCCCGTCGTCGGCATCGGGGCGACGTACGCATTGTGAAGGTCCGTGAAGGCGACCCACTCGCCATCCGGGCTGGGCACGATGGTGTCGACGTATTTCAGAGAAAAGATGTCGCGTACGTGACCGCCGTCCAGATCGGCGCTTTTGTAGGACTTGCCGACGTTATAGCCGGTCATGAAGTAGACGCGCTCGCCGGAGGCGTCGAAGCGAGCGTCGTAGCCGTCCTCCTGGATAAGGTTCATCTCGCCACCTTCGGCGTCCATCCAGTAGAGGCCGGGATCACTTCCGTGCTGTGTGCCGAGGAGGACGTTGCCTTCGCCGCGACGGAAGACGATTCTCGACCCGTCCGGGCTAAAGCGCGGCGTGTGGTAGTAGCCGGGGCGTTCGGTGAGCTTCTCTGCGTTGCCACCGGAGAGCGGCGCTGCGTAGATGGCACCGAGGTTCTCGTCGTCCCACGTCGTGTAGACGACGGTACGTCCGTCGGGAGAGATCGCCGGATTGTACTCGAAGTGGTCGTCATCGGTGAGGCGCTTCGGCGTGCCGTTCGGGAGGCGCTTCGTGTACAGCGACCCGTTGGCGTGGAAGACGACGGTGCGACCGTCCGGCGACGTGGTGGCGCCCGTGATCATGCGCGCCGGAATCGTCTCCGGATGCGCCTCGACGGGAAATTCCGCAGCGGCGGTCACGGTCTGTTCGACCTCCGCCTCGAACGGGATTACGTCGGCTGATCCGTCGCTCGTATTGATCTTCTTGATTTTGCCTTCGGCCCAGAGCACGACGTTCTCGCTGTCGGGCATCCAGCCAAAGTTCGGGTACGTGCCGAAGATGGCCCAAACGTCCTGCTGGTCGAATGACAGCTCGTCAAAGACCGGCGAGGCGATGCCCGTTTCAAGGTCATAGATGTAGAGCACCGTCTTTGCGCGGACGCGGCGAATGAACGCCAGCTTCTTGCCGTCCGGTGAGGGGACCGGGCGTGACGCGCCGCCGGGACCGGAGATCAGCGTCTCAATCTCGCCGGTTTTGCGGTCGAGCCGCTTGATGGCGTAGATGCCCTCATTCGGGTCTTTGTTGTAGCGGAAATTCGGGCCGCGCGTGACATCCTCCGAGTAGAAGACGTAGCGTCCGTCCGGGTGGACGGCGATTTCGTTGCCCTGGTCCTGCTGGTCGTTACGACGCTCGGTGAGCTGCATCCCGCTGCCGCCGGAGCGATGGTACATCCACACCTCGCCGGCACCGAGCGAACGCGTGCTGGTGAAGTGCTTCCGTCCGAGCAGATACTCTCCGTCCGGTGTCCAGGCCGGGCCGTTTACGAGGCGGAAGCTTTCATCTGAGACCTGCTGTGGGTCGGAGCCGTCCCGGGCAATGGTCCAGAGGTTGTCGCCGCCGTCGCGATCGGAGGTGAAGGCGATCCGGGAGCCGTCGGGCGAAAAGCGGGGCTGCACGTCGTAGGCTGGGCCGCTAGTGATGCGGGTGGCTTCCCCGCCGGACGCGGGCATCGTGTACAGGTCGCCGAGCAGGTCGAAAACGAGGGTTTCACCGTTCGGGTGGACGTCGACGGTGATCCAGGTCCCTTCCGTCGTCGTGAACGAGACGGTTTCGGTCGGCCCGTGGGCGGCGTTGATATCCCATTCCTCATCGTCAGAGGACTGGGCGAGAGCAGTGGGGGAGAAGACGAAACATGACAGCGCGAGACAGGCTGCCATCCAGGCCGCGACGGCGGCCGAACGGAAACGAATCATAGGGGTGAGCAGCAGTTACAGAAGAACGGGGGACAGCAATCTACAAAGCGCTTCCGAGGAAAGGAAACGGGGAACGTTCAGAGTTCAAGGTTCAGAGTTGAAACGCCGCAATGCACCGCGTTCTAACGAGCCTACGTTCAACGTTTCAACGCACAGACCCCAATCCCCAATCCGAAATCCTGAATTCGATCGATCATCCCATTCCGATCGAGAACATATTCTCCAGGTCGTGGCTCGAGTGGACGCGGAAGCCGATGAGCGTCTCGGAGTCTGTGATGCCCTTAATGTGACGGATGCGACCGGTGACGAGCTCGGCCAGATCTTCGTTTTTCGGCACTCGGAGGATCGCGACGAGGTCGACACGGCCGGCGACGGAGTGCACCTCGCTGACGCCCTCCAGTCCGGCTAGTTCGTCGGCGACATCGTTGACGGCGCCACGTTCGGTGTTGATGAGAACAATCGCGGTGACCATAGCGAAGAGAATAAATGAGGGAATGGAGAAGGGCGGAAAGGTTGCGTCGTCCGCGCGTGAAATGCGGCGCGTTCTGCAACATACGTCTGCAGCGTGGCAGTCCCAAGTGCTCCACCGAACGATCACGATTCCCGATGAGCGACACCCCTTCCCCGGACGACACCGGTCACTACGTCTACATTCTCGAATGCTGCGATGGCACGTACTACACCGGCTACACGACCGACGTGGAACGACGCGTGGAGGAGCACAATGCGGGAACGGGAGCTCGGTATACCCGGGGACGCACGCCCGTCGACGTGGTCTACACGGAATCGTACGATTCGCAGTCGGCGGCGATGTCACGAGAGTACGCGATCAAGCAACTCCGCCGAGGGCAGAAGGAACGACTTGTTTCGGGGGACGATGTGTGAACGTGTGGACGTGTGGACGTGTGGACGTGTGGACGTCTGAAAGTATGAACGTGCGGACGTATGAAAGTGTGGACGTATGAAAGCGGGAAAGTGTGGAAGTATGAAAGTACGAAAGTGTGGAAGTGTGAGAGTGTGAGAATAGTACGCAGAGTTGAGCTTGAAATCGAGGCGTTCCTACCTAAACACGTTCGCACCTAAACACCTAAACACCTTCACACCTCCTCACTCTTCCAGCCAGTCCTCAAGCATCTCGACGTTGCGGCGGTTGGCTTTGTACGCGAAGTCGAATACGTCACCAAGCACCGGGACGACGCCAACCAGGGCGTCGACGGCGATGATGCCGACCATTTTGCCGATGAGCCGCTTCGGGGCGCCCTGTCGCCACGCCTCGATGGGGACGTAGGCACTGACGATGAGACCGGCCGCATCACCGACACCCGGAATCAGGCCGATCAGCGGTTCGAGGCCCACCCGAAAGCCCGTGCCCGGGATCGTAAATACATCGTCTGACCATTTCGCGAACCACTCGAGTCGTTTCTCAACGGGATCGGCCGGCGTGTTCGATATAGCATCTGGAGATCGCGATGTGCCCCGAGACCGGCGTCGATTGGATACCTGTGGGTGAGACCGCCGAGGAGCATTGCGAGTGTCGTCAGTTGAGTCAGGCATCGACAATATCGGGTTCGTCGAAGAAGCGGAAGATGTCGGCACATCCCGCGAACGCGGCAGCGGGGCCGACCAGAACGAGTCGATCGCCCGAAAGCAGTTCCTCGGAGCCGTCGGGGGAGCCGATCACGTCGCCGTTGCGGCGGATTGCGATAACCGTGAGGTCATAATCTTGCCGGAGCGCAAGCTCGCCAAGCGTTCGTCCGGCGGCCGCTGCACCGTCGCGAACGGTCACGGTGCGCGTGTGGAGACCTTCCTCGCTCAGCCCGTCGAGCACCATGCCAGGCGTTTGGTCCATGCTGGGGTCCGACGCCGGCAGCTCAGGGTCGCAGATGAGGCGGTAGTCATTGGCGCGGACCTCGCGAATGTGTCGGTTTACCTCGTCACTCGGGACGCGATACGCGTGCAGTACATCACCGAAGAGACGCACGGCGGTTTCGATCTCGGTCGGAATAACGATTTCTGCGCCGGCTTTGTGCAGGCGGTCGACGTCGTCGAGGAAGTCTGCACGGGCGATGATCTGCAGCGTTGGGTTTTCGAATGCGGCGTTATGGACCGTTCGCTCGGTGGCATCGCGATCGCTGATGACCACGACGCAGAGCTTCGCGTGCTCGATGCCGGCCACCTCAAGGACGTGGGGCCGAGTGGCATCGCCGTAAACAGCGTTCAACCCCTCCTCCCGAGCTTCACGAATCGACTGTGGGTTCAGGTCGATGATGACAAACGGGATGTCCGTCTGCCGGAGCACGCGCGCCAGCCTGCGCCCGGCTGGACCGTACCCGACGATGATGACGTGATCTTCGAGCTTGATCGGTTTGTCGTCTGGGAGGTCGGCTGTGTTCAGAGGACCGAGAACGTCCTGCACGGCTCGTCCCACGCGGCCTCCAACGCTTGCCATGAACGGCGTCAACAGCATGAGGAGTACGGTGGTGGCGATAAACACTTGCTGGCCTTCGTTTCCGAGGCCCATCGGGGAGAGGCCGACGTCGCGCCCGGCGATGTCGAGAACAAAG
The DNA window shown above is from Longibacter salinarum and carries:
- a CDS encoding amidohydrolase family protein — its product is MIRFRSAAVAAWMAACLALSCFVFSPTALAQSSDDEEWDINAAHGPTETVSFTTTEGTWITVDVHPNGETLVFDLLGDLYTMPASGGEATRITSGPAYDVQPRFSPDGSRIAFTSDRDGGDNLWTIARDGSDPQQVSDESFRLVNGPAWTPDGEYLLGRKHFTSTRSLGAGEVWMYHRSGGSGMQLTERRNDQQDQGNEIAVHPDGRYVFYSEDVTRGPNFRYNKDPNEGIYAIKRLDRKTGEIETLISGPGGASRPVPSPDGKKLAFIRRVRAKTVLYIYDLETGIASPVFDELSFDQQDVWAIFGTYPNFGWMPDSENVVLWAEGKIKKINTSDGSADVIPFEAEVEQTVTAAAEFPVEAHPETIPARMITGATTSPDGRTVVFHANGSLYTKRLPNGTPKRLTDDDHFEYNPAISPDGRTVVYTTWDDENLGAIYAAPLSGGNAEKLTERPGYYHTPRFSPDGSRIVFRRGEGNVLLGTQHGSDPGLYWMDAEGGEMNLIQEDGYDARFDASGERVYFMTGYNVGKSYKSADLDGGHVRDIFSLKYVDTIVPSPDGEWVAFTDLHNAYVAPMPTTGQAIELSKDVTSIPVKQISRDVGIDLHWSADSESVHWMTGPEYFSRSLENTFAFIDGAPEELPAIDTTGTDIGLELETDVPEGTVALTNARIVTMNGDEVIENGTIVIEGNKIAAVGADVEIPDGAHVEDVSGKTIIPGFVDAHAHANHFYSGPTPEQNWGYYANLAYGVTTMHDPSANTQFVFRQSELQKTGRIVAPRVYSTGTILYGADGDFKAEVNSLDDARSHLRRMKAVGAFSVKSYNQPRRNQRQQIMKAARELEMQVMPEGGSTFFHNMTMILDGHTGIEHNLPVSPLYKDVMEVWKATNVGYTPTLVVNYGGPNGEYWWYQKTDVWAKDKLLQFVPRPIVDARSRRVTQIPDEEYQHIEVSAQAKKLIDQGNTVQIGAHGQLQGLGAHWELWMLEQGGFTPHEALRSATLHGAQYLGLDDDLGSLEEGKLADLVVIDGNPLDDLKQTENVDLVMVNGRLFDASTMDQIGNHPEERGPFWFQREAVNDQFIWMPDSFMEEGGATCSCGRGRH
- a CDS encoding Lrp/AsnC family transcriptional regulator; this translates as MVTAIVLINTERGAVNDVADELAGLEGVSEVHSVAGRVDLVAILRVPKNEDLAELVTGRIRHIKGITDSETLIGFRVHSSHDLENMFSIGMG
- a CDS encoding GIY-YIG nuclease family protein, translated to MSDTPSPDDTGHYVYILECCDGTYYTGYTTDVERRVEEHNAGTGARYTRGRTPVDVVYTESYDSQSAAMSREYAIKQLRRGQKERLVSGDDV
- a CDS encoding DUF4112 domain-containing protein, which produces MPDSTDDTRNAPRRSHPQVSNRRRSRGTSRSPDAISNTPADPVEKRLEWFAKWSDDVFTIPGTGFRVGLEPLIGLIPGVGDAAGLIVSAYVPIEAWRQGAPKRLIGKMVGIIAVDALVGVVPVLGDVFDFAYKANRRNVEMLEDWLEE